The genomic segment AGCTTTTCCAAGAGCAGTTCTTAGAGATATTTTTGCAAGTGTTGTCTATTTCCTTAAAAGCAAGTGGAGAAATTTCTGGTTGTTCTGCTAGAACAGAACTGTGATCCCAGGAGCTGGCCCCGATCCACATTTAGGCACTTGTTTTGATCCAGGTTAAATAATGGTAACCTAATTTCTGTAGTAACTGTTGTTTTTTACTGCTCTCAGATGGTGTGAGCTGGCATTGCATAAAGTCTCCATAATTTTCTTGCAGGGTGAACCTATCAGAGTCCTGGTgactggagctgctgggcagaTCGCTTACTCACTGCTCTACAGCATCGCTAAAGGAGATGTCTTTGGCAAAGAGCAGGTAACTCTTACACAGAATTACCAATTGTCTCTACTGCACAGTAAGGAATAAGCTAATGGCAGAATTGCAATCCCTGAGGCATGTTTTCTTGTAGACACCGAGAATTATTTACCAATGTGCAAGGGATTTATTGTGAAAGTGGTGCCCTGCTCTGTTATGCAGCTTTCAGTTATTGGTCATGCTgaattttttcagttttctattAATGGATTTTAAGTCTTGCACAAGATAGCAGTTTCTATCAGATACCAAGACATACACATTTTTCCAAACAGATACATGCAACTTGCACTTAaccatttctttctttacagCCTCTTATTCTTGTGCTGCTGGATATCACCCCCATGATGACCGTATTGGAAGGTGTAGTGATGGAGCTGCAGGACTGTGCTCTACCACTGCTGAGAGGTGGCCAAAATAAATTTTTCTTATACCTACAAGATGTTCTAGTACAACTAATGCACTTCTGAGCCTCTGTAGCTGCCAGGAAgttaagcagaagaaaatatcaaatgatcctttcttggttttatattttgtgaagaaataatttaactTAGGCTGTAAGCTAGGAAGAATGTAATCAAATGAGATTTTTGTgtgtaacaacaaaaaaaagagagactatGCAGATACCCATGTTTTGGTTTATATCATCTAATCCTGGGTTGTCAGCATGTGAGATAAACTGTCAGATACTTCTGCATTTAAGCACATTGTAACCTGCATTGTGTTCTGGCCTAGAGGTAAAACAGCAAAGAATCTTCATGCCTTtactaagttaaaaaaaatatatagtctTTAGAAATATCTTCTGAATAAAGACACAAGTTGAAAAATCACTTGTCAGATTGTGTAGATAAGGTCTGGTAACTAGAGAAGCAGAGAGACAGTAGATGCTACTGTAATTATTACATTACTTAAAAATATGTAGCTACCAGCTCTTGTACAAGTCAAACCTTCTCCAGTTTGAACTGttaaagggagaggaaaacTTCATTTGTGTTGATGCTTGCACTAAGGATGTTCTGTAAAAGTGAAGAACAGCATATACataatacacatatatacatcgATGTGTGTTGAGACACGTGAAAGGTATCTTCTGAcagatttctcctttttttcagaGTTTATTTCTAAATCTTTAGATACGTATTTGCatataaatatttctctgtaaaCAGTTTCTAATCTGTGGGTTTAGGGCCAAACTTCCATACTTGCATTTTTGGAAGAGGAAGGTGGTGGTGTTGTCAGATCAGATTCTATACTGCTTATGAACCAAAGAATATTCCTGTTAACACTGCCATGAGTATTTATCTCTTTTTGTtcccatttccctttttttagaGGTCATTTCAACAGACAAGGAGGAAGTTGCATTCAAAGACCTTGACGTAGCGATTCTGGTTGGCTCCATGCCAAGGAGAGAGGGCATGGAGAGGAAGGATTTACTCAAAGCAAATGTGAAAATTTTCAAGTCTCAGGGTACAGCTTTGGACAAGTATGCTAAAAAGACTGTCAAGGTGAATATAGAAACTGAATTTAAGAAGTTACCTCTCTGAGTTATGTAGAGATCTAAATACGTTGTAGAGTGATACTGTGCAAATAGGAGCCTATTCAGTGCAGGCATTCCTTTCCTTAAGCCCTGGAAAATATATCACAGTCAAGATAGATGAGATATAGTGTGTTAAATAGGTAGATGATTTAGTCCTGAAGTTGCTTGGTGAAAAGGTCTTACATAGTATTGCTGTAGTCCACACATACTCTGAACTGCTTATCagcaattctttaaaaaaacccaaacctctaAAAAATAGAAAGCAGCTTTCTACTCATCTCTCTTCCCTGGGAGAACTAAATTATCTACATGCAGCTGCCTACTTCATATCCATCTGTGACTATAACATAATGACCCTTAACTTCAGTATCAGTATGGAATTACAGTTGCACAAAAAAATTGGCTTTATTTAGATTGTTTGCATCTTGGTCTTTGGAGCATTGGAAGCTTTTAATTGTTCTCTCTCAGATTCCTTCAGTACAGTTAATGGGATCATGTGGCTGCTCTCCTACTGCTCTTAATCTCAGACCCAGACTCCAACTGTGCTTTGTAACTGCCTTTTTAATGTCTACTTCCTCTGCTGATGAACTTCCTACTGCTTCTAAAGACTTGTTTGCTTCTCTATAAGTTGGAATAAAAACTATCAATATAACTATTTCAGAGTAATGAAAATTTTACTGAACTCCCTTTCAAAAGGGGAAATACAAAGAGAGGTTTGCAGATTAGCTTGTGTGATTGAGAGTATATGGAGCTTGACGTTAATCATTTTGAGGCACATTAGTAGATGAAAGATGAATGAAAATCAGTTTCCATAGCAATAAATTTATCTAAATTCAGGCACTATTTTACGTCTAACTGCCTATGAACATATAGATAAGTAACTATTCTGACTTTCTTAATTATAAAGCAATTATACAAAGCAGTGGCAGGCAGTCTagaaagtgtttaaaaggtgATAGTGCATTCACTGTGGACCGACTAGTGTTTATATATCTTGCTTTCCCTGTATCTGGTATCACGGGCTTTGAAGCCAGACTGTGAGTTAGAGTGTAGATCTCGCTAGAAGTCTTGTTCTCCTTCACATGTGAATGTTGAAGACACCTtgctagaaaatatttttctgtgcagTTATAAAGATTTGGAGACTATGAACAATGCACATgtaaaagtcttgctgaagacAATGAAGAGGCTTGGAAAACTTATATTTTCAATAGTTTCTTTGAAGGCAAAGCCTCACTTGAGGGAGCTGTTTTGCAGAAATAGCTTCTTCATCTATCCACATTTcccatcctctttttttttttccttcttaggTTGTGGTAGTTGGGAATCCAGCAAATACTAACTGCCTGATTGCATCAAAATCGGCTCCCTCAATACCAAAGGAAAACTTCAGCTGCTTAACTCGTTTGGATCACAACAGAGCTAAATCTCAGGTAAAAAAAGCCCCAGTCAAAGTAGAATGTTTTTGGTTGTCTCTGCTAAATGCAAACAGAGCAAGTGCTTTCAAAGTCTGTGGAATGAGAAGATTAAGTTAATACAATAGATATCTTTAATTTCTGATTAGATTGCTCTGAAACTTGGTGTGACATCTAATGATGTGAAGAATGTCATCATCTGGGGCAACCACTCCTCCACTCAATATCCTGATGTTAACCATGCGAAGGTAAAtgtgaaaggaaaggaagttgGAGTTTATGAAGCTATAAAAGATGACAGCTGGCTGAAGGGAGACTTTATCCTGGTAAGATCTTGGGATGTTTTTAAACGGtcattctgtgcttctgctttCTCGTAACCTTGAATGAAATTGTAAACTTTGTAAATGACTGAGTGAAGTAGCTCTTCCTGTCTTGCTAGCACCAGTTATCTTCAGATCGCTCATCTCTAGCAATTATTTGCTTATGACAAGTTTAAGGCATGAAACTTATAGTACTAGGAAAAGCTGTTTGGACTGCTAAAATGATTCAGTGAAAATCATTTTGATCATAGCTTAGATGCAGCTCTTCAGGCACACAGGCACCTTTGATGGTTCACTCTTTTTTTGGGCAGCTTTCTAGAAGTGTGGTGATCTTTTGTTTGCTGTCCCTCACCTACCAAAAAAAGCCCAGCAGCCCTCCCCCTTCACATGCAtgcatgcatacacacacacactttccaAATCTAAGTTTGTGGCCTAGTCAGTAGCATTTCTGAAGAGTAATCTGAAAAATCTAGGAAAAGCCTGCAAATGTTTTAATGTAggatagtaataataataatggaaaAGTAGTAAAACAATATAATGGTATTAATTGACCAGGCTACTTAAATGTAGTACAAAGTGAAACAAGGATTACGGAAGCCCTTGATAACTTTACTTGGCGTTACAATGTCAGTGGCATGGTGGCAGCCAGGTACTATGTCTTAACTGAGGCACCTTTAATTTGGGGCTGAGGGTACATGGTGTCTTACAGCTGTGTTCTGTCCTGTCTTGTTTTTTGATAGAGTGTATTTCAGTTAATGATTGTTGCTACAGAATAAATGATTGTATGCTGGCTACCAAAGTTCATGAGCCAGAGAATTATCAGAAACCCCTCCTTGTCCTTGATCGTGCTGTATGTCATATGGCCAAGGGAATACTCGTTCCACCTTCTAGGTACATGGTAATGCTGATCCATGCTAGAATGCTTTGCCTAAGAGAGGATTTCGTAATTCCTGCCTTCTAGACTGGGGTCTGGTTGGAATACAGCCTTACCGAaacatattaaaagaaaaataatacaaggTTTAAGAAACTATTGTAATTCCAAGAAATGCAATCCTTAAGTACAAAATTTTAGAAAGCAAATTTGAGTATAGGGAGGTAGGTTCTGTTGTCTTTAGGAGTTAAACTCGTTTTATGCATTAAATACTGGAGGATTGAGACCAACAAGCAGTTGATGTTGCACTGAGACATCTGTTACTGTTGATGTACATGAAGTCTCTTGGTTGTAAAAGCTTGAAACATCAGATGGGTATGAAAGAAGTCAGTGGGCTGCCAGCTGTAAAGCAGGTACTCAGAAATGAGCAAGCCTCTGAagtgttctgttctgttcttgtGTCAGCAATGCCCTTCTAGATTGTATTTTTGGATTGCTATGTCCATTTAGTGACAGAACTCTGTCTTGACTGATGAAATTAAATAGTGTTTGTAAGGTGATCTTTCCATGTGGCATTTACTAACAATGTTTAGACCAAGCCAAGATTTTGATGCTTTACAACTTGAGGTTCTTCCTTAATTGCAGACTGTTCAGCAACGTGGAGCAGCCGTTATTAAGGCTAGGAAGCTGTCCAGTGCCATGTCAGCTGCCAAAGCTATCTGTGATCATGTGAGGGACATCTGGTTTGGCACTCCAGCGGTAAGATACTGCTCTTGACTAAGTGCATGTTTGCCTGATGCTTTGATTACGTCCCAATGTCTTTGACCTTGTGTGCACATGTATTGaggggagaagaatctctctttttctggaaTAAAGAGTGTTGTAGGAGATGCAATGTATTGGAAATTAAAATTTTGCTTGCTCTTAGcagtaaaaaaattatttatccctttttcttctgttttcagggGGAGTTTGTTTCCATGGGAGTAATTTCTGATGGCAACTCTTACGGTGTTCCTGAAGACTTGCTATATTCATTCCCTGTTGTGATCAAGGTGACTAGACTGTACTTAAGTTTAAGTATCTTCTGCAAGACCTAGTTGAACTGTCTTATGATCTAGTTAACAGCTGTGCTTCTAGTATGAGACTGCAGTTGCTGAGACAATTTTATCAGCCTTTCACAAAGATGGCCATTTGTTCACCGTTTTGTAGTAGTTTTCTGATAAGACTCTGTTTTCTATCAGTACTTAGATGACTAGCTGGTGCTGTTTGTATTCTTTAcctcaaaacaaaattaaattgtGCCTGGTGTGTTTAAGGCCATAAACTGTGTTTCTTATGCTGCAAAGTTTCCTTCATGCAGACTGGATGAAGCGTGTTCTTAcatggaggattttttttatttgtttcttttcaaacaggACAAGACCTGGAAGTTTGTTGAGGGTCTTCCTATTAATGATTTTTCTCGTGAGAAGATGGATCTGACTGCTAAGGAGTTAGctgaagagaaggagactgctgTGGAATTCCTCTCCAGTGCGTGACTAGGTgatgaagaaatagaaaatcaCTTAAGAGTGGAAGAATGTAAAAGTCGTCTCTAAATCTGCTACCAAACACAATTACTGTATTCAAGTCAACTGTCTGTGGCAATTGCGTATTTTAAAGTTCATATGCTTACTGGTACTGTGGTGCCTATTGAGTTATTAGCAAAAAGATTgttaaagaaatgaaactagTTTGTTGACCAAATTTTATCTGTTCAATACTAGTTGCTTCCTGTGTACGATACAGAATAATTGTTTGCCTTGGCTACTAACGCACAATCTGAGTTTTGATTAGGATTTGGCACTGTTGAAACACATCCTAGTTTGTGATCACTTTAGCATTTTATGACTCAACTGAGAAGGAAATTAGAATGCCAGTAGTTCCCGAACCTGTAGTTCAGTGACTCAAGTCTATTGCTGAACAGACTCCAAGTACACACTGTTCACTCGGGTTATGCTTTACAATGTTTGTcaatagaaatattaaaagatGCTTAATCACAGAGTGGCTGAGAGTAGTCTGTTGCACTTCATTTGCATGTTTCAGTTCTATAACTAGCAGCATTTGATAGTATAACATAAAACCCCCCTGCAGGCCTATTTTAAGAAACTGAGAGAAACTACTTTTAAGAAGCTTTATTTGATGACTGGCACTTACTTGTCATTCCCAGGCAAAATTGGTTTATGTCAACATCAGACACAGAAGCCTAAAGGCAGATTTGTATTTCAGCACTACAGTTCAAAAGCAGTGTTGGTGGTGTAGCTCAGTACTAATTTGGTTGTAGCTTCAAAACCTTTTGTCACAGGAGACAAGGACTCATTTGGTTAAGATTGGTACTCAGGTTAAGATGAAGTGAGGTTAACATACTTGCTTGAGAATTTTCCTAGTGCAGCCTACAAACACTTAAGGAAGCTGTTTCAGATATATTGTACTGTAGTTATTCCTTTGCAAACACACAGGGTGAATGTTGCTGTAACTTTTCTCCTAGGTTCCTGTTTATCTTCCTACTGTAGTAACCCACCTTATGTAGACTAAAGGGATTTACACTACGTTTGTTCTGGGAATTTCTTAGGTGTACCAGCTGTTGTGTTTGATTCTAAGCACCTTAAAAACTTCCTGCCCTATTTGCAGAGCACAAACTGTCAAGATAATGGGCTTTTTCTCCTATGCAATGTCAGTGGCTAAGTTCTGTCCTGTTCCAGTGTGTTCCTATATTGTACTAAAGTAAATTGAGCCTGTTGTATCTAGAGTCctcttgtttcccttttttcatttgttgtcCTTAAATGAAGATTCAAGAACTCTTTTGACCAAAACAAAGCTTGAACTGAATTCTAAGGAAAAAGAATGGTGTTTTTTGAGGATTTGTCAACTAGTATATAAAATAAATCAGCGTACATCATTAAGTTATCCTTAAAATAAACACTCTAAACATTACTGTAGCTGTTAAGTATAGTAATAGTAATGCAGCAAAGACTTACCATACTTAAACAGTTAAGCATTTCAGAAAAGAGGAAtgtcttctgcagcacagactaGCTGGAGACAAGGCAGAGTAAATGAATGCCTTGAATGTCTGTGAAGCAGCTGTTGAAAGAACTTACCCATTCTTGCAGTCTTAGGAATAGACAAGAAGTGTGTA from the Colius striatus isolate bColStr4 chromosome 2, bColStr4.1.hap1, whole genome shotgun sequence genome contains:
- the MDH1 gene encoding malate dehydrogenase, cytoplasmic; this encodes MGEPIRVLVTGAAGQIAYSLLYSIAKGDVFGKEQPLILVLLDITPMMTVLEGVVMELQDCALPLLREVISTDKEEVAFKDLDVAILVGSMPRREGMERKDLLKANVKIFKSQGTALDKYAKKTVKVVVVGNPANTNCLIASKSAPSIPKENFSCLTRLDHNRAKSQIALKLGVTSNDVKNVIIWGNHSSTQYPDVNHAKVNVKGKEVGVYEAIKDDSWLKGDFILTVQQRGAAVIKARKLSSAMSAAKAICDHVRDIWFGTPAGEFVSMGVISDGNSYGVPEDLLYSFPVVIKDKTWKFVEGLPINDFSREKMDLTAKELAEEKETAVEFLSSA